In Astyanax mexicanus isolate ESR-SI-001 chromosome 17, AstMex3_surface, whole genome shotgun sequence, a single window of DNA contains:
- the trpc6a gene encoding short transient receptor potential channel 6a translates to MNQKRPVLQDNYQSKYPTVEKRNRSKDNLLMNAEFGEEGYYSYGHYHSDGAHPARQNLVKNRRQAVRGAAYMFNAHPNSLTPVEERFLDAAEYGNIPVVRRMLEEIPGLDVNCVDYMGQNALQLAVANEHLEVTELLLKRDNLSRIGDALLLAISKGYIRIVEAILSHKAFADSKRLTASPRQAAMHDDFFAYDEDGTRFSHDITPIILASHCHEYEIVHILLGRGARIEQPHDYFCTCDTCNYHQKYDSFSHSRSRINAYRGLASPAYLSLSNEDPVLAALELSNELACLANIEKEFKNDYRKLSIQCKDFVVGLLDLCRNTEEVEAILNGEEDDSCDLPGRPSLTRLNLAIKYELKKFVAHPNCQQQLLSIWYENLPGLRQQTTAVKLLVVLGVAIGLPFLSMVYWVAPCSKLGKIMRGPFLKFVAHAASFTIFLGMLVLNAADRFDGTKLLPNMTIHDYPTQLFRMKTTPLTWMEMLIVFWVIGMIWAECKEIWSQGPREYLLEPWNMLDFGMLAIFVASFVTRLMAFWHTYAAQCYVDVHYTDITNITLPLEVEYFRLARIDWLPSDPQLVSEGLYSIAVVLSFSRIAYILPANESFGPLQISLGRTVKDIFKFMVIFILVFLAFMIGMFNLYSYYLGAKQNDAFTTIEESFKTLFWAIFGLSEVKSVVVNNGHKFIENTGYVLYGVYNVTMVIVLLNMLIAMINSSFQEIEDDADVEWKFARAKLWFSYFEEGRTLPVPFNLMPSPKSFLGLGLGLKALMQKIIQKHKAMTKGEAELSEFGEKASGEASRRYKKIMKRLIKRYIIKARMDKESDEVNEGELKEIKQDISSLRYELLEEKSYNMENMEELIRKLSALTDTD, encoded by the exons ATGAATCAAAAGAGACCTGTTTTACAGGACAATTATCAATCAAAATACCCCACGGTCGAGAAGAGGAACAGAAGTAAAGACAATCTCCTGATGAATGCTGAATTTGGTGAGGAGGGTTATTACAGTTATGGACATTACCATAG TGACGGTGCACATCCAGCACGACAGAATTTGGTTAAAAATCGGAGGCAAGCAGTGAGAGGGGCAGCGTACATGTTCAACGCACACCCCAACAGCCTGACGCCAGTGGAGGAACGCTTCCTTGACGCTGCTGAGTATGGAAACATTCCTGTAGTGCGCAGAATGCTGGAGGAGATCCCTGGGCTGGATGTGAACTGTGTGGACTACATGGGCCAGAATGCACTGCAGCTTGCAGTTGCAAACGAACACCTTGAGGTTACGGAACTTCTGCTAAAGAGAGATAACCTGTCTCGTATTGGGGATGCACTACTCTTAGCCATAAGCAAAGGCTACATACGCATCGTGGAGGCCATCTTGAGCCACAAGGCCTTCGCTGACTCCAAAAGACTTACAGCCAGCCCGAGACAGGCAGCAATGCACGACGACTTCTTTGCGTACGACGAGGACGGGACGCGATTTTCTCACGACATCACACCCATCATCTTAGCATCTCACTGCCACGAGTATGAGATCGTGCACATTCTGCTGGGTCGGGGAGCTCGTATCGAGCAGCCTCACGACTACTTCTGTACCTGCGACACCTGCAATTACCATCAGAAGTATGACTCTTTCAGCCACTCACGTTCACGCATCAACGCATACAGAGGGCTGGCCAGTCCAGCTTACCTGTCCCTGTCCAATGAAGACCCGGTGCTCGCAGCCCTAGAGCTCAGCAACGAGCTAGCCTGTCTGGCCAACATCGAGAAGGAGTTTAAG AATGATTATAGGAAACTCTCGATCCAGTGCAAAGACTTTGTAGTTGGGCTTTTAGATCTGTGTCGGAACACAGAGGAAGTGGAGGCCATTCTGAACGGGGAGGAGGACGACAGCTGTGACCTTCCCGGCCGTCCAAGTCTCACCCGACTGAATCTGGCCATAAAGTATGAGCTGAAAAAG TTTGTAGCACATCCTAATTGTCAGCAGCAGCTCCTCTCTATCTGGTACGAGAATCTGCCTGGATTGAGGCAGCAGACCACGGCTGTGAAGTTGCTGGTGGTCTTGGGTGTTGCAATAGGACTGCCCTTCTTATCCATGGTGTACTGGGTGGCACCATGCAGTAAG CTGGGGAAGATCATGCGCGGGCCGTTTCTGAAGTTTGTGGCTCACGCGGCGTCTTTCACTATTTTTCTTGGCATGCTAGTCCTGAACGCAGCAGATCGCTTTGATGGGACCAAACTGTTGCCAAATATGACCATCCATGACTATCCAACACAGCTGTTCCGCATGAAGACAACCCCCCTCACATGGATGGAGATGCTCATCGTCTTTTGGGTCATAG GAATGATCTGGGCAGAATGCAAGGAGATATGGTCTCAAGGTCCAAGAGAGTACCTCCTGGAACCCTGGAACATGTTGGATTTTGGAATGCTAGCCATTTTTGTTGCATCGTTTGTCACAAGGCTGATGGCTTTCTGGCACACATATGCAGCGCAGTGCTATGTTGATGTACATTACACAGATATAACCAATATAACTTTGCCTCTGGAGGTGGAGTACTTCCGGCTGG CTCGTATCGATTGGTTGCCATCAGATCCTCAGCTGGTTTCAGAAGGGCTCTATTCCATTGCTGTGGTTCTGAGCTTCTCTCGAATTGCGTACATCCTTCCAGCCAATGAGAGCTTTGGGCCGCTACAAATCTCTTTGGGAAGGACTGTAAAAGACATCTTTAAGTTCATGGTGATCTTCATCCTGGTTTTTCTGGCCTTCATGATTGGAATGTTCAACCTTTACTCATATTATTTGGGTGCTAAGCAGAACGACGCATTCACAAC CATCGAGGAAAGCTTCAAAACTCTGTTTTGGGCCATTTTCGGACTCTCTGAGGTCAAATCAGTGGTTGTGAACAACGGACACAAGTTCATTGAGAACACCGGGTATGTTCTCTATGGAGTGTACAACGTCACCATGGTCATTGTCCTCCTCAACATGCTCATCGCCATGATCAACAGCTCCTTTCAGGAAATTGAG GATGATGCAGATGTGGAGTGGAAATTTGCCCGTGCCAAGCTTTGGTTCTCCTACTTTGAGGAGGGCAGGACCCTCCCGGTACCCTTCAACCTAATGCCCAGCCCTAAGTCTTTCCTAGGGCTGGGCTTAGGCCTGAAGGCCCTGATGCAGAAGATCATCCAGAAACACAAGGCAATGACAAAGGGTGAAGCAGAGCTCAGTGAG TTTGGGGAAAAGGCCAGTGGAGAGGCCAGCCGTAGATATAAG AAGATTATGAAGCGCCTCATCAAACGGTACATCATCAAAGCTCGAATGGACAAAGAAAGTGATGAAGTCAATGAAG GTGAACTGAAGGAAATTAAGCAGGACATTTCCAGCCTGCGCTACGAGCTTCTGGAGGAAAAGTCTTACAACATGGAGAACATGGAAGAGCTCATCCGGAAACTGTCTGCTTTAACCGATACAGACTGA